From Mercenaria mercenaria strain notata chromosome 17, MADL_Memer_1, whole genome shotgun sequence, the proteins below share one genomic window:
- the LOC123537418 gene encoding neuronal acetylcholine receptor subunit alpha-3-like gives MMSFYLLFLFGVPYMTSCVNSAYTAYDAMNLQSALTSNYSSKVRPLESTSVDVSFGMMHITELNIVTQQLHVVGFLLVTWIDNRLTWTPSDYGQMETTYILLSDIWSPPLVLNNAADKIQMMNDDSDLSSVNAYLYYGGFVIWLAPANFMAQCTINIQYYPFDSQTCYFVVSSWLFIESHLNLGGSASSINLDLYEENGEWDLTRSTVENVTRYILLDC, from the exons ATGATGtcgttttatttgttgtttttgtttg GTGTTCCCTACATGACGTCATGTGTGAACTCCGCGTACACGGCGTACGATGCCATGAACCTACAAAGTGCTCTTACCAGCAACTATTCCTCCAAAGTTCGACCATTGGAATCTACATCAGTTGATGTCTCGTTTGGAATGATGCACATCACAGAATTG AATATCGTGACTCAGCAGCTGCATGTTGTCGGCTTCCTTTTGGTT ACTTGGATAGACAACCGGCTTACATGGACACCTTCAGATTACGGTCAGATGGAAACAACGTATATACTACTTTCTGATATATGGTCGCCGCCATTGGTACTCAACAATGC TGCAGACAAAATTCAGATGATGAATGATGACTCTGATCTATCCAGTGTAAATGCATATTTATACTATGGTGGATTTGTTATTTGGTTGGCACCTGCCAATTTCATGGCTCAGTGCACCATTAATATTCAGTATTATCCATTTGATTCACAGACCTGTTACTTCGTG GTATCGTCATGGTTATTCATTGAAAGTCATTTAAACCTAGGAGGGTCAGCTTCGTCTATAAATCTTGACCTGTACGAAGAAAATGGAGAATGGGACCTCACCAGATCTACAGTTGAAAAtgtaacaaggtatattttacttGATTGCTAA